The genomic interval CTATTCGGGATATGCAGAAGTAAAAGGAGTTAGAGAATAAAGGATAAGGGGCGAACAGTGCTACAGTGCTGTTCGCCCCTTTTGAATACAGCATTAGGTCGGTCTGGCACTCGAGCGAAGCGGGCCTCAACTCGAGCGACAGCGCACCCGAACTCGAGTCGTCATCGTACGAGCGAAAATTGGCAAGCATGCGGCGGCAGTCAGTTGATTTGGAACGTGAACCGGCGCTCGTTTGCAAATATACCTTGGTTGTATGTGCGCTCTACGAATGTAACATGGTTCTCCTTGTCAACAAGTAAAACAGTTGACGAACGGGTCCCGTATTTTGGTGTTTGGATAAATAAAGGTGATAATTTGCGTTCCAGCTCCAGGCCCACGCCAGTATCAGGAAGCTGCTCATCGCCAGCCTCTTCCGCATCGGACAACATGGAGAACAGTGTGTCAGGTGATAAGGAAGGGGTGTTGTTAATATAATGCTCCAGTTCTGATTTACCTTTGATTGTTTTCGGCCAGGGTGTATTAAGAAATGCGTTGCTTAACGCGTGTGTACCGGCTGTCACTGGATAAAAGTCATGGCGAATATTATTATAGTAAAATAATTGGTCGGGAGTACCGGCGAGCAAGTTAAAACCTGCATATGATTTGTTTTCCCACCGCAGTTGTTCGAGAAAATCCGGTGTCGGTGTGCTGCTTGCTAGAAAGTTCCGCACGATATGACCGCGGGACTTTTTATTTTGCTGTTTTTCATTAGGATCACGGTAATTGGTTAATGCTGCGATGCGACCATTTTTCGTCACACCGAGCCAGGTGCCCATACCTTCCAGGTCGCGTCCGGCGAGAATTTGCGGATGATCTTCCCAAAATCCGGCCGGAGCGGTGGGGCGCTTATAAAATTCATCCCGATTGGCGGCTATGATGAGCTTATAATCTGGATGACTTCCTAAATGAAAATTGATAAGACACATGCTATTAACACCCTTTTTTTCTTTCATTATATTTCTCCGGGTGGACTGATACCAGTTAAATGTTTGGGAGGTTGGGGATTGAATGGTGCGGTATGGGTGATAACGACCATATCAATCCCCATTAACAAAATCTAAATGAAGTCTTTGTTCATCAAGATAGACTCCTTCCGATATGCAGATTTGTGCCCGCACGACCTAAATCTACCCATGACTGGTCCGCTGCATCCTTTGTTTGCATACTAACAAATAAATGCCTTATCCGTTAAGACTAACTACAATGTTTGATAATAATGCTGTCGCTCTTGATTATACTTTTTTGTTTTACGATTAAATTCTTTTTCTTGTTTTTTCATTGTTTTATAGTGTTGATTAATGCTATTAATTCGCTTGTCAACGATTGAAGCATCTAGTTCATTGTTTTGGATTTTTTCATAAAGCTGATCGTTAGAGCGAAGTGCTTTTGCATATTGTTCGTAGTAGGACGCAACAAGTTCTTTACGTTCTTCCATCAAGTTTATGATCGCTGTAATTTTCTTTTTTTCACTAGGATCATCCATCTTTTTGACAACCTGCTTAATTTGTGTAAAAGTTTGGTAAGCCTTGTTAAATCTTTTTTTAGCTTCTTGAATAAGCTTCTTTTGTTTTTTATTCAATTTTTTAGCTTCGTTAATAAGCTGGTTCATTTCGTCTTTTTGTTCAAATTTTAGTGAAATAATTTTATTATACATTGCCTGTTCTTCTTGTCCAACGTCCACTGAGGTTTGTTGTTTTTCAGCAAAGCCATTTTCAATAGATGCTGTCTTTTCTAACGTTTGATATATGGTTACAGTCCGTTTCTCCTCATTGTTACATCCAGCAACAAAAAGCATCAATACAATGAGCGTACCTGTCATCGCGAATCGTTTCACCAACGTCATTACCTCCAATTAACTAACGGGACGACAGCGCCCTGCACATGGAAACGTTAAGGACACAAGCTCATTAGTTATTTTTTTGGTTTTATAGCCTTTTTGATCCAAATACGACAGCAGCTCTGGTAAATATTTGATTGTTGCTGGTTTATCATGCAAGAGCACGACTGGTATTTTGTTGGACCTTTCCATCTCTTCAATTTTATTTATTGTATGGGTTACATACCGTTTATTCTTAAGTTCCCAATCTTTGCTGTCCACGTTCCAATCCCATAATTTAAAGCCGTTCTGATGAAGAGAGTCTCGCATTTCTTCCGTCAAATAAGGAACACTTCCATAAGGGGTACGGACAAGGTTAGTTACGATATCAGCTACTTCTTGTAAAATACGTTGGTTTTCAACCATTTCATTGACCGGTGCCGCCTGTGAGGCATACACTTCCCGGACACGATGGGTCATACCGTGCAAACCAACACTGTACCCCTCATCTACCATGCGTTTAACCGCTTCGGGGTACTTTTTGATATTTGGTCCCAGCGTAAAGAATGTTGCTTTGGCATTGTATTGATTTAAAATGTTCAACAGCTGATCGGATGCAGGCGATGGGCCATCATCGAATGTTAAATAAATAGCTTTTTCTTGCTGATCCTCATGGTGTTGTTTCTCTCTTTTTTTCGCTAGAGCCTCTTTGCGCTCCTGTTCTTTTTTTTGCAAGATTGTTTCATGGAGCACGGAATCGGAATATTTCTCTTTTTGGGCAGAAGAGACAGCTAACTGGGATACACGAGTTGCGGATACTTCGGATTCTTCTTGCCCGGCCGCTTTATTTTTCATAAGCCCTATAATTCCCATTACCACTACAATAGCTAATGTTACCAAGGAAAGAATGGTTATCTTTCCTAATCTATTTAAACGTTTACGTCCGTTCATTTATGAGTCCTCCTTATCTTCCAATCTAGATGCGTTAGAGTCTTAAAATGATTTTTCTTCATAAGTTGACAAATTTCGCCGTATTCGCGGAATAAAACATCAGCCATACCGAGAAGGCTGATGGTTTCACATAACAATCACAATATAATTCTCGCATTCAGCATTTTACGCGGTACCGCCTATTCACTTAATATAAGCGTCCCCTTCCAATTCATTGGCGATTTTCTCAGTTGGTATAACAAATTCTGCTGTCCCCATATAACCGGGCGCCACCTCATAATCATCAAAAGCAATCACTAACTTATGGTTTTCATTAATGTAAAAACTTTGATTTGCATCAATTTGATCAAATACCCCTTCAGGAGGCAAGTTTATCCCGGCGCCACGTACCCAATATACTTTGTTTTCATCGTTTCGGATTTGCTCACGCATCTGGTCTTTAATCACATTACTAATAGTGCTAATATAGCTATCATCCTTAAATAAAATCGGAAGTGTAAGCAACATCTCTTTCTGTTTATCGATTGTATCGAATTTAATCGTTTCATAAGATGAGGCCTGTGTTTTTTGAACGGTCCGTTTAATAGAGAGGATCTTCTCGTTATCCGTTATCACATCATAACTTGCATCCACATTGTAATGCCCTTCTCCATTTTTCTTCAGATTTCCCACTTCATTTTTAAATTCGTCATATAGTTGTTTGCTTTCTTGAATATACTTTTGATTAAGGCTATTTTCCGTTTGTTTATTGTCGAAATTGTGCACATTCGGTGTAGTAATATCCGCATCATAGTTTTCTTCGTGTACGTGTATCTCACTAATTGTTAAAACTTGTATAACCGATCCTACAACAGGTATTTTTGCGAGGTTACCTGCAATTACCGGGCTTGTATTAATGGTCAATACAAAAAGCATTACAGCTGCCGCCAAACCAATGAACCAATTCGGATTAGGGCGTTTCGGCTTTTTTTGTTTAGACCTCAATGTATCGTGGACAACATCATCCAACTCTTTTGGAATAGGGGTATTCATATATTCCTTCTTTAACCGTTTTAATTTTTCATCCATCATCGTAGCCTCCAACATTTATCATTCTTGCACGTCATCCATCTTAAGTCGTAATAATTTCAGCGTTTTATATAGGCGTGTTTTAATTGTACTTTTATTTTCCTCGAGAATGTCTGCTATCTCTTTGATTTTCAAATCCTCGAAATACCTTAGGACAATGATGCTTTTTAAACTCACGGGTAATTCATCAATCGACCGCTCCAGATCAATGTCAGGACAGTTATCATTCCTAGCTGGATAGAACGTATCGAAGGTATCATTATCAATAAAGGATAACTTTTTATTTTTGCGTAAATGATCCAGCGAACTGTGGACCACGATTTTATAAAACCAACTCTTAATAGATTGCTTGTCTTTTATCGAATGCTTGTTTAAAAGCGCCTTTTCAATTGAATCTTGAACAATATCCAAGGCATCTTCCGTATTTTTAACATAGCTAAAGGCTAACCGATAAAAGCTATTCTTGTTATCTAAAATAAATGAAATGACTTGATCATCTAGCTTGTTTTTCTTCATGAAGATAGAGCTCCTTTAATTTCGATACGCATCTCTTAAGCTACACAATATAGACGTATAAGCTGCAAAAAAAGTTTTAATGACGTAGAAAAAATTTTTCTTTCGTGTTCAAAAAGTGGGGATGATAAAAGCTGAATCCATGGAGTAGAGATGAGAAATGAAAAAGGAAAATAAGATAAATTAAAAACAAGGAGACAGTTCCAACGTTTTTAAAACGCGAAATCCGTCCCCTTGTGGGTTTGTTTAGCATTCTAATTAATGCTGCCTATATATCAGTAATTTTTTCGGTATATAGCTGCTTATGCCGATTACCCTTCCAGGAATGCCGCTATTGATAAAGATGATCAACCTTTTCTTTCATTTTTATTGTGCCATCGGTTGGGTCATTTCCCATTTTCCAATCGGTCTCTACCGTGATGATGATTTTCCCGGATTGGACTTGGTTGCTGTAGTCCTTTGCCTGACCTTCTGAAAGTCCTCTGTCTAACAGGTGTCCGTACAAGTCATGCGTTCCATGAATGTCATTGAAGAACGTTTTTTTAATTTTGTTGAGGAATGCTTCGTCCTGAGTTGGATCAGATTCAAAGCTGGTTACGCTTACATCTGTTTGGTTGTTAAGTTTCTCAGCGTATTTTTCATGCGCGAAGATTGTAATGTTTGTGTTGCTATAACCTTCTAGTTCCAGTATGTTGACTGTTTTGACTGTATCTTCCACTGAATCAAACGGTCCGAAAATTTCCTCTGCCAATAACAACACCACCTTCTAGGGATAATTTGTTACGCTTTTTCCCTGATGGGGGTTTGATTAAACTTAGCGGAGGCAGGACTATAAAAAAACATCTTACATGTTTCACCTGGGAACTTCAAAGAATATAACAATCGTACAATGGCGGCGTTGTTCTGGTGATACCGGTCCTGGCTTTTCATTTTATGCATATTACTTTATGGACGCCATAACATTTGGTATTTTACATAGTTGTGTTTTTATATGTTTATAACGTCAGAATGAAAAAACTAGAAATCGCCAGAGGCATTGGTATATGTTTCATTGTGCCGGTGGGGGTTCAGCAGACTTCATCCGGCAGTAGCAACCAGTGCGGTGTTGGCAGTCTATTGTGGAGGAAAAAATTACACGCTTCCTTCCACCATTGATTTCTGGTACAATTAAACGATGTGTTTTAAAAATACCCCTTACTGGAGGAATCGCGCAAAATTTTTATTTATTAAAGAAAGAAGGATTGTTTATGACAGCACAAGGGAAGACACAGCAGTCACCTCAGCAAACCAAGAGAAATACAATTATGTTGGTTCTTATTTCTGGTGCGTTTGCAGCGATACTGAACCAGACATTGCTAGCGACTGCGCTTCCAAAAATTATGGATGATTTAAATCTTTTAGAAAGTACTGCCCAGTGGCTCACTTCCATTTTCATGCTTGTAAATGGAATCATGATACCAGTAACAGCGCTGTTAATTAACCGTTTTACGACAAGGGCGCTATTTCTTACGGCGATGGGGTTATTCGGTGTTGGTACGCTTATTTGCGCCGTTGCACCTAATTTTGGATTGCTCATGGTTGGTCGAATTATTCAGGCGTCTGGTGCCGGAATTATCATGCCGTTGATGCAGACCATCCTCATGCTTATTTTCCCGGTTGAAAAACGCGGTTCGGCGATGGGAATGTTCGGCTTGGTCATTGCCTTCGCACCGGCCATTGGACCTACACTATCCGGTTACTTGGTGGAACACTTTCCATGGCGGAGTTTGTTCTACGTTGTCTTCCCGATTATCGTCATTGATATAATTATCGCGTACTTTTTATTAAGAAACGTTACCGAACGTACCAACCCAAGAGTCGATGTGTTGTCCATCCTGCTGTCATCTCTTGGCTTTGGTGGTTTACTGTATGGATTCAGTATGGCCGGTTCGGATCCATCAGGCTGGGGGAGCCCACAAGTGCTTGGTGCGATGGTTATAGGTGCTGTTGCGCTGACATGGTTCATTTTTAGACAGCTTAAACTCACGGAGCCAATCCTTGAATTCAGGATTTTCAAATATGGGATGTTTACGTTGAATACCGCACTTGGCATGGTTGTGTTCATGGCTATGATTGGTGCTGCGACTGTTTTGCCGATTTTGATGCAGAACATGCTTGGTTTCACAGCGCTTGAATCAGGGCTGGCACTCTTGCCGGGAGCTGCGCTTATGGGGCTGATGAACCCAATAACCGGAAAATTGTTTGATAAATTCGGGGCGAAATGGCTTGCGATTATTGGCCTGGCTATTGTTCAGCAACAACGTTCATGTTTACGATCATGACAACAGAAACAACTTTTGCATTTATCGCTACTGTGAATGCTGTCCGCATGTTTGGTGTGGCGATGGTCATGATGCCGGTTACGACGGCTGGCTTGAACACGCTGCCTGATAAAATGATGCCACACGGAACGGCAATGAACAATACGATGCGGCAAGTTTCAGGAGCGGTGGGAACGGCGTTGATGGTTACCGTCATGTCGAACGCAGCGAATCCGGATCAAGGACTAGAGGGTGCTGTCCACGGTGTCAACATCTCCTTTCTCGTTGTCGGATTTATAGCTGTCGTCGGGCTTGTGATGGCGTTCTTTATCAAAAACCCTCGGAGAAAATATTAATTTGAAATAGTGATTTCCAATAGGCTTTTGTCCATTTGTATGGCAATAGCCTATTTTCTATAATAGGGAGAAGAGACTACTTGAAAAGGGGGGAGGGCATCATGCAGTTTGTATCCATTGATTTTGAAACGGCCAATGAAAAAAGAAACAGTCCATGTGCCATCGGTGTTGTCGTTGCGAATGCGGACGGAATTGTCGACGAATTTTACAGCCTGATTAATCCTATGACGCACTTTAAAGCTTTTCATACACGTATTCATGGTATTAAAGCGGACGATGTAATCAACGCACCGACTTTCGCTGAGCTCTGGCCGACATTGCACGGTTATCTGGCCGGTAATATGGTTATTGCACATAATGCCAGTTTTGATATGAGTGTGATGCGACATACGCTGGATTATTTTAACCTTACTTATCCGGAACTGGACTATCTTTGTACTGCGAATATAGCAAGACGCGTATGGCCGGAACTTACGAACCATAAACTAAATACAGTTGCCGCTCATCACGGTATTCGTTTTGACCATCACCATGCGTTGGAAGATGCAAGCGTTGCGGCAAAAATTTTAATCAAAGCTTTCGAGACATATGGGACAAGGGATTTGGATATATTTCTAGAGAAGTGTCATATGTCAAAGGGAAGAATCTATGAACAAGGCTACTTCCCACCGAAAGCAAAACGTACGAAAAAAAGCGCAACGTTGTACGTTCAATAACTCAAAAGGAGCCGTGTTAATCATGCGCATACTTATTGTTGGTGCGAGTGGTACAATTGGGCAGAAAGTAGTGGAACAACTGGAGCCAAAGCATGAAATCGTTCGTGCAGGAAGAAATGGGGCGGATGTCTCGGTTGATATCACCAGTCCGGATAGTATTGCAGAAATGTATAAACAGGTTGGTCGTGTAGATGCGGTTGTCAATGCGTCAGGAGGAGCGACGTTCAAGGCTGTTCCTGAATTAACACCGGAGCTAAATGAAAAAGGGATTGAAAGCAAGTTGAAAGGCCAGGTGAATCTGGTGCTGCTCGGGCAGGAATATGTAAATGATGGCGGCAGTTTCACATTAACGACCGGTGTCATGATGGATGATCCGATTCCAATGGGGACGTCGGCTGCCATGGCAAATGGCGGTGTGAAGGCTTTTGTGAAGTCAGCTTCCATTGAAATGCCAAGAGGGATCCGGATTAACAGTGTAAGTCCCAATATCGTACAGGAAACATGGGATAGACTTGGTGATTTCTTTTCCGGTTTCATCCCGGTACCGGCCGCACAAGTAGCAAGAGGGTATGTAAAAAGTGTGGAAGGTAAGCAAACCGGGCAAAATTATGAAATGTATTGAGCGTCGTTTGATATTGAGCGTCGTTTGAAAGGTTATTAAACGAGCGGGTGGCAGGAGGGGGAACAGGATGAAATATTCCCTCTCTTCTTTTGGATGATGAATTTCTGGTAATAACTATAGTAACATTAATGTATACATAGCATGCACATATAGAATGGAGGATATCAGAATTGAATAAAAAACGTTGGATTGCACTAGGAATTGCGGCAGTTTTATTCTTCGTTTCGCTGGGATTTCGGTTGATGTCCAGTGTGTTTACAGCTGATGTGGAGTCAGTCATGGATATGCCGAGACAGAAATTCCAGGAAGAGGTGATTGAAAAGGGGACCGGGAATAAAATAGCTATACTTGAACTGGATGGTGTCATTCAGGACATTTCCACATCATCGCTTTTGAATTCCGGTGGTTATAACCATGAACGCTTTCTTGAAAAACTTGAACATGTCGGGCAAGATACTAGTGTTGACGGTGTTATTTTACGCGTCAATACACCGGGTGGCGGCGTCGTGGAAAGTGATGAGATCCATGATAAAGTCGTCGAGTTACAAAAAGAATATGACAAACCTGTCTACGTATCGATGGGGAATACAGCCGCTTCCGGTGGTTATTATATCTCCGCTGCGGCCGATAAAATTGTGGCGCATCCCGCGACGCTGACCGGTTCTATCGGTGTGATTATGGAGAACTTTAATTTTGCGGAATTGGCCGATGAATACGGTGTTGAATTTAACACGATTAAGAGCGGGAAATTTAAGGATATCATGTCCCAATCTCGAAAAATGACCGAAGAAGAACACAATATTCTTCAGCGCATGGTTGACGATATGTACGCAGACTTTGTCCAAGTAATCGTTGAAGGCCGTGACATGTCCGAATCTAAAGTTCGTGAACTCGGGGATGGTCGCGTGTATACAGGTAAGCAGGCCGCCGACAACGGACTAGTCGATGCACTTGGTTCAAAGGAAGATACCATCGCTATGATGAAGAAAGATTTTGATTGGGCGAATGCAAAAGTCGTTAAATATAAAGGCGGATTTGAACTAAACCAATTTCTCGGCGGTACAGTGAAAAGCATGTTCGGCAAGGAAGCTGATCTAGCTGCACTTCAGGAACTCTTGCGTCAATCTGCAGGGCCACGTGCAATGTACTTATATTCGAAGTAGGGAGGTGCCGTAATGAGTGAAAATCAAGAAACAACAGAAGCCGTAACGATAACCAATCATCATGACTACGCCGGGTTCTGGATGCGCTTTTGGGCTTATCTGGCGGATTTAGTAATCGTGTTCAGCATTAACGGCATCCTGCTCAGTCCATTTAAATTCATCGACGGTGGGGAGATGGATGTCGGGTTCTGGACCGTAACCGGCATAGCCAGCACGATTGTCCTTTATTTGTACTTTGTGCTGATGACTAAGTTTTACGGAAAAACATTAGGGAAAATGATTTTTGGCCTGCGTGTCATTCGAGAAGACCAGGAACCGTTAAAATGGAGTGATTTGCTTTTTCGCGAGGTTATCGGGCGCTTCATTTACCGCGTGTTCTGGTTTATGAACCTGTTTTATTTATCTGTTGCATTCACTGAAGAAAAACAGGGAATCCACGATATGTTCGCCGATACGCGTGTAGTGTTGGATCGGTAGAGAAATGCCAGACTCGGGGGCGAAACGCCAAATTCGGGAGCGGAAACGCCAGATTTTGGAGCAAAAACGCCAGATTTCAGCATAAAAACGCCAAATTTTGGAGCAAAGACGCCAGATTTCAGCATAAAAACACCAGATTTTGGAGCGGAAACTCGGCGATGATAAATCGTGCTTCATCATACTTCAGCATAAAACACCTCCTACCAACAAACAATAAATTACTGGAGGTGTTATTATGGCTGATAAAAAAGATAATTGGAAAAGCCGTCAAGTGAAAACGAGCGTTAATAAGCAAGGTTTAAGCGAAGATGCAGCAGATCAGCAGCCTGACAGCCAACTTGAGCAACGAGCGAAAAAGAAGAATACGAAAATATAATCGCAAATTGGCTGAAAAGAGGGTGATAATGATCGATAATACACTGCATTTTTTACGTGAATCATTGGCAAACACAAGTGAGAACGCAATGACGAAACAAATTATTGCTAGGCTTGAGGCAAATGACTTTACTAATGAGGAGGAATTTGTTAAAAGCCTAAGTGAAGAGGAAATGGCATACCTTGATAGCGTAGTCGGGAAAGAATTAAACTATGCCCAGAATGCTGAAGATGATGTACGTGCTAAACAATTAAATGAAGTGTATGAATTGCTTTTCTGAAAGGCTAAAATTCCCATTGATTTTAAAAGCTACATCCGTTATTATATAAATATAAGCTACATTGTTCGTATTTAATTAAGTTTTAACCTCTAACAGATGAATAGGGAGTTTTATATCGGGATTCTAATGTCGTGCCTCCATCGCGTGGAAGACAGGAAGATCTCTGCAAACACCCACTTAGCGAAGTGGTGGTTTTAAAACTTTTTATTTCAAAATACGGCAAATGTGGCTGTTGATTACGTCAATGATGAACCAGTTTCCTTTGGGGAGCTGGTTTTTTGTGTTATGTGATCGGATGTTTTTCAGAAAGCACAATACATATTTCACTGGCAAAGTTAAGCCACATCCAACTTTGACGCACAGGACAAGGAAAGCTTCGGCAGCGGACATCAACGGATTAGCAGCGCACATCAACGCTTTAGCAGCAAACATCAACGGATCAGCAGCGGACATCAACGCTTTAGCAGCAAACATCAACGGAATGGCAGCGAACATCAACGGATCAGCAGCAAACATCAACGCTTTAGCGACGAACATCAACGGATTAGCAGCGGACATCAACGCTTTAGCAGCAAACATCAACGGAATGGCAGCGAACATCAACGGATCAGCAGCAAACATCAACGCTTTAGCAGCGCACATCAACGGATCAGCAGCGGACATCAACGCTTTAGCGGCGCACATCAACGGATCAGCAGCGGACATCAACGGATTGGCGGCGGATATCAACGCTTTAGCAACGCACATCAACGGATTGGCAGCGGACATCAACGCTTTAGCAACGCACATCAACCAATGAATGGTGAAGGAAAACTTCTCTTTATCAATGATGGAATTTCTTCTCAATATCATCTATAATTTGATTAACGAGGGGGATGGATGATGAAAA from Lentibacillus cibarius carries:
- a CDS encoding NRDE family protein, with product MKEKKGVNSMCLINFHLGSHPDYKLIIAANRDEFYKRPTAPAGFWEDHPQILAGRDLEGMGTWLGVTKNGRIAALTNYRDPNEKQQNKKSRGHIVRNFLASSTPTPDFLEQLRWENKSYAGFNLLAGTPDQLFYYNNIRHDFYPVTAGTHALSNAFLNTPWPKTIKGKSELEHYINNTPSLSPDTLFSMLSDAEEAGDEQLPDTGVGLELERKLSPLFIQTPKYGTRSSTVLLVDKENHVTFVERTYNQGIFANERRFTFQIN
- the sppA gene encoding signal peptide peptidase SppA; amino-acid sequence: MNKKRWIALGIAAVLFFVSLGFRLMSSVFTADVESVMDMPRQKFQEEVIEKGTGNKIAILELDGVIQDISTSSLLNSGGYNHERFLEKLEHVGQDTSVDGVILRVNTPGGGVVESDEIHDKVVELQKEYDKPVYVSMGNTAASGGYYISAAADKIVAHPATLTGSIGVIMENFNFAELADEYGVEFNTIKSGKFKDIMSQSRKMTEEEHNILQRMVDDMYADFVQVIVEGRDMSESKVRELGDGRVYTGKQAADNGLVDALGSKEDTIAMMKKDFDWANAKVVKYKGGFELNQFLGGTVKSMFGKEADLAALQELLRQSAGPRAMYLYSK
- a CDS encoding DUF3298 and DUF4163 domain-containing protein, coding for MMDEKLKRLKKEYMNTPIPKELDDVVHDTLRSKQKKPKRPNPNWFIGLAAAVMLFVLTINTSPVIAGNLAKIPVVGSVIQVLTISEIHVHEENYDADITTPNVHNFDNKQTENSLNQKYIQESKQLYDEFKNEVGNLKKNGEGHYNVDASYDVITDNEKILSIKRTVQKTQASSYETIKFDTIDKQKEMLLTLPILFKDDSYISTISNVIKDQMREQIRNDENKVYWVRGAGINLPPEGVFDQIDANQSFYINENHKLVIAFDDYEVAPGYMGTAEFVIPTEKIANELEGDAYIK
- a CDS encoding general stress protein, with amino-acid sequence MAEEIFGPFDSVEDTVKTVNILELEGYSNTNITIFAHEKYAEKLNNQTDVSVTSFESDPTQDEAFLNKIKKTFFNDIHGTHDLYGHLLDRGLSEGQAKDYSNQVQSGKIIITVETDWKMGNDPTDGTIKMKEKVDHLYQ
- a CDS encoding RDD family protein, coding for MSENQETTEAVTITNHHDYAGFWMRFWAYLADLVIVFSINGILLSPFKFIDGGEMDVGFWTVTGIASTIVLYLYFVLMTKFYGKTLGKMIFGLRVIREDQEPLKWSDLLFREVIGRFIYRVFWFMNLFYLSVAFTEEKQGIHDMFADTRVVLDR
- a CDS encoding small, acid-soluble spore protein L, with the translated sequence MADKKDNWKSRQVKTSVNKQGLSEDAADQQPDSQLEQRAKKKNTKI
- a CDS encoding sporulation protein; the encoded protein is MDNTLHFLRESLANTSENAMTKQIIARLEANDFTNEEEFVKSLSEEEMAYLDSVVGKELNYAQNAEDDVRAKQLNEVYELLF
- a CDS encoding polysaccharide deacetylase family protein, with translation MNGRKRLNRLGKITILSLVTLAIVVVMGIIGLMKNKAAGQEESEVSATRVSQLAVSSAQKEKYSDSVLHETILQKKEQERKEALAKKREKQHHEDQQEKAIYLTFDDGPSPASDQLLNILNQYNAKATFFTLGPNIKKYPEAVKRMVDEGYSVGLHGMTHRVREVYASQAAPVNEMVENQRILQEVADIVTNLVRTPYGSVPYLTEEMRDSLHQNGFKLWDWNVDSKDWELKNKRYVTHTINKIEEMERSNKIPVVLLHDKPATIKYLPELLSYLDQKGYKTKKITNELVSLTFPCAGRCRPVS
- a CDS encoding 3'-5' exonuclease, coding for MQFVSIDFETANEKRNSPCAIGVVVANADGIVDEFYSLINPMTHFKAFHTRIHGIKADDVINAPTFAELWPTLHGYLAGNMVIAHNASFDMSVMRHTLDYFNLTYPELDYLCTANIARRVWPELTNHKLNTVAAHHGIRFDHHHALEDASVAAKILIKAFETYGTRDLDIFLEKCHMSKGRIYEQGYFPPKAKRTKKSATLYVQ
- a CDS encoding YkyA family protein, yielding MKRFAMTGTLIVLMLFVAGCNNEEKRTVTIYQTLEKTASIENGFAEKQQTSVDVGQEEQAMYNKIISLKFEQKDEMNQLINEAKKLNKKQKKLIQEAKKRFNKAYQTFTQIKQVVKKMDDPSEKKKITAIINLMEERKELVASYYEQYAKALRSNDQLYEKIQNNELDASIVDKRINSINQHYKTMKKQEKEFNRKTKKYNQERQHYYQTL
- a CDS encoding RNA polymerase sigma factor; translation: MKKNKLDDQVISFILDNKNSFYRLAFSYVKNTEDALDIVQDSIEKALLNKHSIKDKQSIKSWFYKIVVHSSLDHLRKNKKLSFIDNDTFDTFYPARNDNCPDIDLERSIDELPVSLKSIIVLRYFEDLKIKEIADILEENKSTIKTRLYKTLKLLRLKMDDVQE
- a CDS encoding short chain dehydrogenase, with protein sequence MRILIVGASGTIGQKVVEQLEPKHEIVRAGRNGADVSVDITSPDSIAEMYKQVGRVDAVVNASGGATFKAVPELTPELNEKGIESKLKGQVNLVLLGQEYVNDGGSFTLTTGVMMDDPIPMGTSAAMANGGVKAFVKSASIEMPRGIRINSVSPNIVQETWDRLGDFFSGFIPVPAAQVARGYVKSVEGKQTGQNYEMY